A single genomic interval of Microbulbifer variabilis harbors:
- the ftsY gene encoding signal recognition particle-docking protein FtsY: MEQATADVQEPSTKAVEPSPASTANAQPEIQSSPESELPADTKAAASEPAPRVQEPAPKPTPVQEKPVAKKKEGFFARIRRGLSRTSNQFVEGMGNLFLGAKEIDEDLLEELETQLLMADVGVEATSEIVERLTERVSRRELADGDALYKALQQELAELLDSVDAPLVLDTSKKPYVILVVGVNGVGKTTTIGKLAHRFLGEGKSVMLAAGDTFRAAAVEQLQVWGQRHDVPVVAQHTGADSASVIFDAVQSAQARGIDVVIADTAGRLHTKSNLMEELTKVRRVMGKLDPSAPHEVLLVLDAGTGQNAINQAAQFREAAGVTGLVLTKLDGTAKGGVIFALARRFGIPVRFIGVGEQAEDLQPFRAREFVSALFGRDTA; encoded by the coding sequence ATGGAACAAGCGACTGCTGATGTGCAGGAACCTTCCACAAAAGCTGTTGAGCCGTCGCCCGCTAGTACAGCCAATGCGCAGCCCGAAATTCAGTCTAGCCCTGAATCTGAGTTGCCAGCCGATACTAAAGCAGCAGCGTCAGAACCGGCTCCTCGGGTTCAGGAGCCAGCGCCCAAGCCCACCCCCGTGCAGGAAAAACCCGTAGCGAAAAAGAAAGAGGGTTTCTTTGCACGTATTCGCCGCGGGCTCAGCCGCACCAGCAATCAGTTTGTCGAGGGCATGGGCAACCTGTTCCTCGGAGCCAAAGAAATCGATGAAGATCTGTTGGAAGAGCTGGAAACCCAGCTGCTGATGGCAGATGTGGGTGTCGAGGCCACCAGTGAAATTGTTGAGCGCCTCACTGAGCGCGTCTCGCGCCGCGAGCTGGCCGATGGGGATGCGCTCTATAAAGCGCTGCAGCAGGAGTTGGCAGAGCTGCTCGACAGTGTCGACGCGCCTTTAGTGTTGGATACCAGTAAAAAGCCCTATGTGATTTTGGTAGTCGGCGTTAACGGCGTTGGTAAGACCACCACTATCGGCAAGCTGGCGCACCGTTTCCTCGGCGAAGGCAAATCGGTGATGCTCGCCGCCGGCGACACTTTCCGCGCCGCTGCGGTAGAGCAGTTACAGGTTTGGGGGCAGCGCCACGATGTGCCGGTGGTGGCTCAGCATACCGGTGCGGACAGCGCCTCGGTAATTTTTGATGCTGTCCAGTCGGCCCAGGCCCGTGGTATTGATGTGGTGATCGCCGATACAGCCGGCCGCCTGCACACCAAGTCCAACCTGATGGAAGAGTTGACCAAGGTGCGCCGCGTAATGGGCAAGCTGGATCCCAGCGCTCCCCACGAGGTGCTATTGGTGCTGGATGCCGGCACCGGCCAGAATGCAATTAACCAGGCTGCGCAATTCCGTGAGGCGGCCGGTGTCACCGGCCTGGTACTCACTAAGCTTGACGGCACCGCCAAGGGTGGCGTGATCTTTGCCCTGGCGCGGCGTTTCGGTATTCCTGTGCGCTTTATCGGTGTGGGTGAACAGGCTGAGGATCTGCAGCCGTTCCGCGCGCGCGAATTTGTCTCGGCGCTGTTTGGCCGCGATACCGCTTGA
- the rsmD gene encoding 16S rRNA (guanine(966)-N(2))-methyltransferase RsmD, with translation MARSSSRKQSTQPLSQLRIIGGQWRGRKLQFAPVEGLRPTGDRLRETLFNWLQFHLPGAQCLDLFAGSGALGLESLSRGAASVDFVELNPQAARTLNQQLQLLEATDGEVHNCRAADFLVGGGKPYDIVFIDPPFADDLWQESLGALTGRLSEGALIYIETPRDTVISAANDWSLIKEKRAGQVCMRLFRNNSDTTTEH, from the coding sequence TTGGCCAGAAGTTCATCGCGCAAGCAAAGCACACAGCCCCTTTCCCAATTGCGCATCATCGGAGGGCAGTGGCGCGGGCGCAAATTACAATTTGCGCCGGTTGAGGGATTGAGACCTACCGGCGATCGCCTGCGCGAAACCCTGTTCAACTGGTTGCAGTTTCACCTACCTGGCGCACAATGCCTCGACCTCTTCGCCGGCTCCGGCGCCCTGGGTCTGGAATCTCTATCCCGTGGCGCGGCCTCAGTGGATTTCGTCGAACTGAATCCCCAGGCTGCACGCACCCTAAACCAGCAACTCCAGCTACTCGAAGCCACAGATGGCGAGGTGCATAACTGCCGGGCAGCAGATTTTTTGGTCGGTGGCGGCAAGCCTTACGATATTGTCTTTATCGATCCGCCCTTTGCAGACGATTTGTGGCAGGAGAGTCTCGGCGCTCTCACTGGCAGGCTCTCAGAAGGCGCTCTGATTTATATCGAGACACCCCGAGACACTGTTATTTCTGCTGCGAACGACTGGTCGTTAATCAAGGAAAAGCGCGCTGGTCAGGTCTGTATGCGACTGTTTCGTAATAACTCCGATACAACCACAGAACACTGA
- the coaD gene encoding pantetheine-phosphate adenylyltransferase codes for MKKVVYPGTFDPITNGHLDLVERACRLFDHVIVAVAASNRKNPLFTLDERVELSQRVLGHLPNVEVIGFDILLADLVRQVDAYGVLRGLRAVSDFEYEFQLANMNRQLAPNMESLFLTPAEHLSYISSSLVREIASLGGDVTKFVPSAVQAALEEKFR; via the coding sequence ATGAAAAAAGTTGTCTACCCCGGAACTTTCGACCCAATCACCAATGGTCATCTCGATTTGGTGGAGCGGGCCTGTCGCCTGTTTGACCACGTCATCGTGGCCGTAGCCGCCAGTAATCGAAAGAATCCTTTATTTACACTGGATGAGCGGGTGGAGCTCTCCCAGCGCGTACTCGGCCACCTGCCCAATGTGGAAGTCATCGGCTTCGATATCCTGCTGGCTGACCTGGTGCGCCAGGTGGATGCCTACGGGGTTCTACGCGGCCTGCGCGCAGTATCCGACTTCGAATACGAGTTTCAGCTGGCTAATATGAACCGCCAACTGGCGCCGAATATGGAAAGCCTGTTCCTGACCCCAGCAGAACATTTGTCCTATATTTCTTCCTCTTTGGTTAGAGAAATTGCCTCTCTCGGTGGAGATGTCACAAAATTTGTTCCAAGTGCTGTACAAGCGGCACTGGAAGAGAAATTCCGCTAA
- the ggt gene encoding gamma-glutamyltransferase, which translates to MRHILLALALVLSPAIADEPQPEVDTGRSAIKSATAKSYMAVTANPHASRAAEQILAQGGSAADAAITAQLVLGLVEPQSSGIGGGAFMLSYDAKDKQLRYYDGRETAPAEVDENYFMHDGRPRSFMQAVIGGYSVGVPGVIRMLEMAHQRDGKLPWEVLFQPAIQLAESGFEVSPRLHKLLSRLPHVDARPAIASYFFDSNGRPLPVGHRLRNPEYARTLRMIASDGANAFYKGEIAEAVVKAVRGDIENPGLLSLEDMANYRAKLRQPLCSAFLEYQICGADAPSSGGTTVGGILGMLQAFPIAEMEAGDDLLTHLFIEASELAFADRNTYSADSDFIKVPSKALVSPTYLSERATLIDPDSASIAKPGNPNTGATKRLTAQSPEMPNTSHLVVVDRYGNGVSMTSSIETGFGSRLLVKGFLLNNQLTDFSFTPKTAEGQLVANRIQAGKRPRSSMSPTVVFNKDGSLRLLVGSPGGSRIIDYTARTILYHLGLNMPIADAIAAGNIGAIGRRVELEPGFFSQDTINKLRARGHEVVERDLNSGIHAIAVKNNTLHGGADPRREGSALGH; encoded by the coding sequence GTGCGTCACATTCTCCTCGCTCTCGCCCTTGTTCTATCTCCGGCCATAGCCGATGAGCCGCAACCGGAAGTCGATACCGGCCGCAGTGCAATCAAGTCTGCCACGGCCAAATCCTATATGGCGGTGACCGCCAACCCCCATGCGAGTCGCGCCGCCGAACAAATCCTCGCGCAGGGCGGTAGTGCCGCGGATGCAGCTATCACCGCTCAGTTGGTGCTCGGGCTGGTGGAGCCCCAGTCATCAGGTATTGGTGGTGGCGCCTTTATGCTGAGCTACGACGCCAAAGATAAACAGCTGCGCTATTACGATGGCCGGGAAACCGCTCCGGCAGAGGTGGATGAAAACTACTTTATGCACGACGGTAGACCGCGTTCATTTATGCAGGCGGTTATTGGCGGCTACTCAGTGGGCGTCCCTGGCGTCATCCGCATGTTGGAAATGGCGCACCAGCGCGATGGCAAACTGCCATGGGAAGTTTTATTCCAGCCAGCCATCCAGCTAGCCGAAAGCGGCTTTGAAGTCTCTCCACGTCTGCACAAATTGTTGAGCAGGCTACCCCATGTAGATGCAAGACCGGCGATCGCCAGTTATTTCTTTGACAGCAACGGCAGGCCCCTGCCGGTGGGCCACCGGCTGAGGAATCCGGAATATGCCCGCACCCTGCGCATGATTGCCAGTGATGGTGCGAACGCTTTTTATAAAGGAGAGATCGCCGAGGCGGTCGTCAAGGCCGTTCGCGGCGACATTGAAAACCCCGGTCTGCTCAGCCTTGAGGATATGGCCAATTATCGGGCCAAACTGCGCCAGCCTCTCTGTTCCGCTTTTCTCGAATACCAGATCTGTGGTGCGGATGCCCCCTCATCCGGCGGCACCACCGTGGGCGGCATTTTGGGTATGCTGCAAGCTTTTCCCATCGCTGAAATGGAAGCCGGGGACGACCTGCTCACCCATTTGTTTATCGAAGCCTCAGAACTGGCCTTTGCCGATCGCAACACCTATTCGGCCGACTCAGATTTTATCAAAGTTCCCAGTAAGGCTTTGGTATCCCCCACTTACTTGAGCGAACGTGCGACACTCATTGACCCTGACAGCGCCAGCATAGCCAAGCCCGGCAATCCGAACACTGGGGCGACCAAGCGCCTCACAGCCCAATCACCTGAGATGCCCAACACCAGCCATTTGGTCGTTGTGGATCGCTACGGCAATGGCGTCAGCATGACCAGCAGCATCGAAACGGGCTTTGGCTCTCGCCTGCTGGTAAAGGGTTTTCTGCTGAATAACCAGTTGACCGATTTTTCCTTTACCCCAAAAACAGCCGAAGGGCAGTTGGTGGCGAATCGTATCCAGGCCGGCAAGCGACCTCGCTCTTCCATGTCGCCAACGGTGGTATTTAATAAAGATGGCAGCCTGCGCCTACTGGTGGGCTCACCCGGGGGGTCACGTATTATCGACTACACCGCCCGCACCATTCTCTACCACCTGGGGCTGAATATGCCCATTGCCGATGCCATTGCAGCCGGCAATATTGGCGCTATCGGGCGGCGTGTCGAACTTGAACCCGGTTTCTTTAGCCAGGACACCATAAATAAACTCAGGGCACGCGGGCACGAGGTCGTCGAGCGCGATCTCAACAGCGGCATTCATGCAATCGCGGTAAAAAACAATACACTCCACGGCGGTGCCGACCCCCGCCGGGAAGGTAGTGCGCTGGGGCACTGA
- a CDS encoding NAD-dependent malic enzyme, whose translation MDHRKVDATGIELLHDPSTNKGTAFTEAERNKFGLNGLIPYALETIETQVERVMMQLSHKHSDIDRFVYLTGLLDTNETLFYRVVMSDPVRFLPIIYDPTIGEACTKFSHIMRRVRGVYLSIAQKGSIADSLSHWPDRDIRFICVTNGGRILGLGDIGANGMGIPIGKLQLYTAAGGVPPEHLLPLFLDAGTDNEQVLTDPLYVGLRRKRPDTETLYRFVDEFVDTVQQRYPHCCLHFEDWTGSDAVHLLQRYRDRACCYNDDIQGTAGIALAGMINALKIKQGSLKDEKIFFAGAGSAGIGLADLFVSELVNEGLSREEAQARIIMFDEKGLLVKSREDLFDFQRPYAHDQSPTSQLLEAIKTHKPTTLIGVSTVGQLFTQEVVETMAAHNPRPIIFALSNPTEHAECSAEQAYSWSQGRAIYAAGVQFPKVTLHGKTYLPGQANNLYIFPAVAMAINATSAKRVPDSLFIEAARGVAEQVGQDLLQQGCLFPPQSKILEISQNTAAKVSKKIFELGLSTLEPPKDFLEFIEKHTYKAEYLSYI comes from the coding sequence TTGGACCACCGCAAAGTAGATGCTACTGGCATCGAACTCCTGCACGACCCCAGCACCAATAAGGGCACTGCTTTTACAGAAGCGGAACGCAACAAGTTTGGCCTTAACGGCCTGATTCCCTACGCTCTGGAAACCATCGAAACCCAGGTAGAGCGGGTGATGATGCAGCTGAGCCACAAACATTCGGATATCGATCGATTTGTCTACCTGACCGGTCTACTGGATACCAACGAGACGCTCTTTTACCGAGTGGTGATGTCCGATCCGGTGCGCTTCCTTCCGATCATTTACGACCCCACAATCGGTGAAGCCTGCACCAAGTTCAGCCATATCATGCGCAGGGTCAGGGGTGTCTATCTGTCTATTGCACAGAAGGGCAGTATCGCCGACTCCCTATCTCACTGGCCGGACCGGGACATTCGATTTATTTGTGTCACCAATGGCGGACGAATTCTGGGGCTCGGGGATATCGGCGCGAATGGCATGGGTATCCCCATTGGTAAACTGCAGCTTTACACCGCCGCCGGGGGCGTACCGCCAGAGCATTTACTGCCACTCTTTTTAGATGCCGGCACCGATAATGAACAAGTACTCACAGACCCTCTCTATGTAGGCCTGCGTCGTAAACGCCCGGATACTGAGACGCTTTACCGTTTTGTGGATGAATTTGTGGACACTGTTCAGCAGCGCTATCCACACTGCTGTCTGCACTTTGAGGACTGGACCGGTAGTGACGCCGTCCACCTGCTGCAACGATATCGAGACAGGGCCTGCTGCTATAACGATGATATCCAAGGCACTGCGGGCATTGCCCTGGCCGGCATGATCAACGCCCTGAAAATCAAACAGGGCTCGTTAAAGGATGAAAAAATCTTCTTCGCCGGTGCCGGCTCTGCCGGCATAGGGCTTGCGGATTTATTTGTGAGTGAACTGGTCAATGAGGGGCTCAGTAGGGAAGAGGCCCAAGCCCGCATTATTATGTTCGATGAAAAGGGACTACTGGTAAAAAGTCGCGAAGACCTTTTCGACTTCCAGCGCCCCTACGCACACGACCAATCCCCAACTTCACAATTATTGGAGGCCATAAAAACTCACAAGCCAACCACCTTGATTGGCGTCAGTACTGTTGGCCAATTATTTACCCAGGAAGTCGTGGAAACTATGGCCGCACACAACCCGCGACCCATTATTTTTGCTTTGTCCAACCCAACCGAACATGCCGAATGCAGTGCGGAGCAGGCCTACAGTTGGAGCCAGGGCCGAGCCATCTATGCCGCCGGCGTACAATTCCCCAAGGTCACACTGCATGGAAAAACCTATTTGCCAGGCCAAGCGAATAATTTATATATCTTCCCCGCGGTAGCAATGGCAATTAATGCAACAAGTGCTAAACGTGTGCCCGACTCACTATTTATTGAGGCCGCCCGTGGAGTTGCTGAGCAAGTCGGTCAAGATCTGCTGCAGCAGGGCTGTCTGTTTCCGCCACAATCAAAAATTTTAGAAATATCCCAAAATACAGCCGCAAAAGTCAGCAAGAAAATCTTTGAACTTGGGCTCAGCACACTGGAGCCGCCAAAAGATTTTTTAGAATTTATAGAAAAACATACTTATAAAGCTGAATATCTTTCTTATATTTGA
- a CDS encoding amidohydrolase: MRLFSLLSVLLLLSCDPLEKSVGSIPTANPTPSKPAQLIIRNAIIYTADKARSIAAAVAIRDGRIVFVGTEAGVEAYIGGDTEIVDLNGKLVLPGFFQRAKIRGAASRINLFSGGSIEDYRFAVARYIRENPQQQVIVGDGWNLQAFSVEPPHKGILDQINDLIPIILFSSDRNNIWTNSEGLAAAGINNDSVNPPNGFIEKNEHGIATGWLRGPGAVALIEKLIPQDINGDYRKDLLSMQDLAVSNGVTSLYDSVVVLKDEEGQKRYFDQISEIEPMGFRVLASMAVSTDFADRDFSSLQQKVSQITIDDFRLTSISYIGWLPENLRVWITTEPISRTSGSIKEVFSLAQRANAHQFPMQILVSGEEETDKALNILEKLEGGDTKMRNAIVNASLDKESTLDQLSQMHSAVFVQPKNIFLLYSGREGSTGGGVLEGGEKYIPMSVSLLSSDPSQIRGMVDPMAVIYRGLNLGISIDDLVEAFTINAAYSGGLEKETGSIEKGKWADFIVLDRNMFNVSKSQVDEAKVIKTFYKGRLVFDRKSLRNSDNEPRSIQLDTF; this comes from the coding sequence ATGCGTTTATTCAGTTTGCTATCGGTTCTTTTGCTCCTCTCCTGTGATCCTCTAGAAAAGAGCGTAGGCTCCATTCCCACCGCCAATCCCACCCCAAGCAAGCCCGCTCAGTTAATTATCCGCAACGCCATTATTTATACCGCGGATAAAGCCCGATCTATTGCTGCGGCGGTGGCAATCAGGGATGGGCGAATTGTCTTTGTCGGCACTGAGGCAGGTGTTGAGGCTTATATTGGCGGGGATACTGAAATTGTAGATCTGAATGGTAAGCTGGTTTTACCTGGCTTTTTCCAAAGGGCAAAAATTCGGGGGGCGGCATCCAGAATCAACTTATTTTCTGGAGGCTCCATTGAAGATTACCGTTTTGCGGTAGCGCGTTATATTCGAGAGAATCCGCAACAGCAAGTGATTGTGGGTGATGGTTGGAATTTGCAGGCATTTTCTGTTGAGCCTCCGCACAAAGGGATTCTCGATCAAATTAATGACCTGATCCCGATTATTTTATTTTCTTCAGACCGAAACAATATCTGGACAAATTCAGAAGGTCTGGCTGCCGCAGGAATTAATAACGATAGTGTGAATCCTCCTAATGGATTCATAGAAAAAAACGAACACGGCATTGCTACTGGTTGGTTGCGGGGTCCTGGCGCTGTCGCACTAATAGAGAAATTGATCCCGCAGGACATAAACGGAGATTACCGAAAAGACTTGCTCAGTATGCAAGATTTAGCGGTTAGTAATGGTGTGACAAGTCTCTATGATTCCGTTGTTGTATTAAAAGATGAGGAAGGTCAAAAGCGTTATTTTGATCAAATATCCGAAATTGAACCCATGGGTTTTCGCGTGCTGGCCTCAATGGCGGTTAGTACAGATTTTGCCGACAGAGATTTTAGTTCGCTGCAGCAAAAGGTTAGTCAAATAACAATCGATGACTTTAGGCTGACTTCGATAAGTTATATTGGATGGTTGCCAGAAAATTTAAGGGTGTGGATCACTACAGAACCAATCTCAAGAACTTCTGGTTCGATTAAAGAGGTTTTTAGCTTGGCGCAAAGGGCTAATGCTCACCAATTTCCCATGCAGATTTTAGTCTCTGGAGAAGAGGAAACTGATAAAGCTTTAAATATACTGGAAAAGTTGGAGGGGGGTGACACCAAAATGCGCAATGCAATTGTTAATGCTTCTTTAGATAAAGAGTCCACTCTGGATCAGCTTTCCCAGATGCATAGTGCCGTATTTGTACAGCCAAAAAATATTTTCCTCTTGTATAGCGGCCGAGAAGGTTCAACTGGGGGTGGAGTTTTAGAGGGTGGAGAAAAATATATTCCCATGAGTGTCTCTTTATTATCTTCTGACCCCTCTCAGATTCGTGGCATGGTGGATCCAATGGCGGTTATTTATCGGGGATTAAATCTAGGAATTTCTATTGATGACCTGGTTGAGGCTTTTACAATTAATGCTGCCTATTCTGGAGGCTTGGAAAAGGAAACGGGCAGTATCGAAAAGGGTAAGTGGGCTGATTTTATTGTTTTAGATAGAAATATGTTTAATGTTTCTAAAAGTCAGGTTGATGAAGCCAAAGTGATAAAGACTTTTTATAAGGGACGCCTGGTGTTTGACCGGAAATCTTTAAGAAATTCAGACAATGAACCAAGATCAATACAACTAGACACCTTCTGA
- a CDS encoding disulfide bond formation protein B has product MVYMVRRLDALALLGLSAVLWAAFIIELYEHQLPCPICLLQRVAFTMAGLGLLMNLRFGVRPAHYGIVILSSIAGLAAAGRQVLLHILPNNPGFGEPFLGLHLYTWAAVAFFGLLTYCGVAMMLGFLRRNLSPRRFTFPEKFIAVLFLTIAMANLASTLLECGLGPCTRGSFGYHWLWP; this is encoded by the coding sequence ATGGTGTATATGGTCCGAAGGCTCGATGCCCTGGCTCTTCTCGGCCTCTCTGCGGTTCTCTGGGCGGCTTTTATCATCGAGCTTTACGAGCACCAACTGCCCTGCCCCATATGCCTGCTTCAGCGTGTAGCCTTTACCATGGCTGGCTTGGGCTTGCTGATGAACCTGCGATTTGGTGTACGTCCCGCTCACTACGGAATTGTTATCCTCTCGAGTATTGCCGGGCTGGCTGCTGCCGGGCGCCAAGTGTTGTTGCATATTCTGCCCAATAACCCCGGATTTGGAGAGCCCTTTCTCGGCTTGCATCTCTATACCTGGGCGGCCGTGGCTTTTTTTGGGCTGCTTACTTATTGCGGGGTCGCAATGATGTTGGGCTTCTTGCGGCGCAACCTGTCACCGCGTCGATTCACCTTTCCCGAGAAATTTATCGCGGTGCTGTTTCTCACCATTGCCATGGCGAACCTGGCCAGCACCCTATTGGAGTGCGGGCTAGGCCCCTGTACGAGAGGCTCTTTCGGCTATCACTGGCTGTGGCCTTGA
- a CDS encoding DUF5993 family protein — MVLVLPFLTVLIAAWYIWKRRQRAATLWWLLTMVIYIIWLIYHSNTTLDLSF; from the coding sequence GTGGTATTGGTACTGCCTTTTCTCACCGTTCTGATTGCAGCCTGGTATATATGGAAGCGCCGCCAGCGCGCGGCCACCCTGTGGTGGTTGTTGACTATGGTGATTTACATCATCTGGTTGATTTATCACTCGAACACAACGCTGGACCTCTCCTTCTAG
- the mutM gene encoding bifunctional DNA-formamidopyrimidine glycosylase/DNA-(apurinic or apyrimidinic site) lyase, whose amino-acid sequence MPELPEVETTCRGLAPYLEGQWVRSVVVRQARLRWPVDPDFAKHIKNARILKLERRAKYLLVHTDKGCAIWHLGMSGSLRLVEQEESPEKHDHIDWRLDSGLTLRYRDPRRFGALLWTAADPLVHDLLSHLGPEPLSESFSGDYLFAASRKRKQSVKTFIMDGRIVVGVGNIYASESLFLAGIRPDREAGSISKARYLRLAEAIKKVLSRAIAQGGTTLRDFIGGDGKPGYFAQELNVYGRAGAPCPSCGSPVRDMVLGQRSTFFCTRCQR is encoded by the coding sequence ATGCCTGAACTCCCAGAAGTAGAAACCACCTGCCGTGGCCTTGCTCCCTATCTAGAGGGACAGTGGGTGCGATCGGTTGTGGTGCGACAGGCGCGACTGCGCTGGCCTGTAGACCCGGACTTCGCCAAGCACATTAAAAATGCCCGTATTCTGAAGCTGGAGCGTCGCGCCAAATACTTACTGGTGCATACAGATAAGGGGTGTGCCATCTGGCATTTGGGGATGTCTGGAAGCCTGCGCCTGGTCGAGCAGGAAGAGTCCCCTGAGAAGCACGACCATATCGACTGGCGACTCGATAGTGGCCTGACCCTGCGCTACAGGGATCCACGCCGGTTTGGCGCTCTTCTGTGGACCGCAGCAGACCCCCTGGTCCACGATCTCCTCAGTCATTTAGGGCCGGAGCCGCTGTCGGAGAGTTTTAGTGGTGACTACCTGTTCGCCGCTTCCCGCAAGCGTAAACAGTCGGTGAAAACGTTCATAATGGATGGGCGTATCGTGGTGGGGGTGGGGAATATTTATGCCAGTGAATCGCTATTCCTGGCAGGTATCCGCCCGGATCGTGAAGCGGGCTCTATTTCAAAAGCCCGCTATCTGCGCCTTGCAGAGGCGATCAAAAAGGTATTGAGTCGTGCCATTGCCCAAGGTGGCACTACCCTGCGGGACTTTATCGGTGGTGATGGCAAGCCGGGATATTTCGCCCAGGAACTCAATGTCTACGGCCGCGCGGGAGCACCTTGCCCCAGTTGTGGGAGCCCGGTGCGGGATATGGTTCTGGGCCAGCGCAGTACCTTCTTTTGCACTCGTTGCCAGCGTTGA
- the rpmG gene encoding 50S ribosomal protein L33 has protein sequence MREKIRLNSSAGTGHFYTTTKNKRNMPEKMEIKKYDPVVRKHVMYKEGKIK, from the coding sequence ATGCGTGAGAAGATTCGTCTGAATTCCAGCGCCGGTACTGGCCACTTCTACACCACTACCAAGAACAAGCGCAACATGCCTGAGAAAATGGAGATCAAAAAGTACGATCCCGTTGTTCGCAAGCACGTTATGTACAAAGAAGGCAAAATCAAGTAA
- the rpmB gene encoding 50S ribosomal protein L28, whose product MSKVCQVTGKRPVTGNNVSHAKNRTKRRFVPNLHSHRFWVESEKRFVKLRVSAKGMRVIDKKGIDAVLTELRARGEKV is encoded by the coding sequence ATGTCCAAGGTATGTCAGGTAACCGGTAAGCGTCCGGTAACCGGAAACAATGTATCCCACGCTAAGAACCGCACCAAGCGTCGCTTCGTGCCGAACCTGCACAGCCACCGTTTCTGGGTTGAGTCCGAGAAGCGTTTTGTGAAACTGCGTGTTTCCGCAAAAGGCATGCGCGTTATCGATAAGAAAGGTATCGACGCTGTCCTGACTGAGCTGCGCGCCCGCGGCGAAAAAGTATAA
- the radC gene encoding RadC family protein, whose protein sequence is MKIKDWPAAERPREKLLAQGAAALSDAELLAIFLRVGLPGVSAVDLARGLLSEFGGLRALLEAGREQFCRARGLGDAKFVQLQAALEIARRHLAETVRKGSALCSPAAVRDYLAMQLRHRRREVFCCLFLDTQHHVISFEELFEGTLNAASVYPREVVQAALQRGAAAVILAHNHPSGICEPSQADIWITERLVQALELVDIKVLDHLIVGEGQALSFAEQGLL, encoded by the coding sequence ATGAAGATCAAGGATTGGCCGGCGGCGGAGAGGCCCAGGGAGAAGCTATTGGCGCAGGGTGCCGCGGCGCTGTCGGATGCAGAGTTGTTGGCGATATTTTTGCGGGTGGGGCTGCCGGGCGTTTCCGCAGTGGATTTGGCGCGGGGTCTACTCAGTGAGTTTGGCGGCTTGCGTGCCCTGTTGGAGGCAGGTAGGGAGCAGTTTTGTCGCGCCCGCGGATTGGGGGATGCCAAGTTTGTACAGCTGCAAGCGGCGCTGGAGATAGCGCGACGACACTTGGCAGAAACGGTGCGGAAGGGCAGTGCTTTGTGCAGTCCGGCGGCAGTGCGAGACTACCTGGCTATGCAGTTGCGCCATCGCCGCCGCGAGGTCTTTTGCTGCCTTTTCCTGGATACCCAGCACCATGTTATCAGTTTTGAGGAATTGTTCGAGGGCACTCTGAATGCCGCCAGTGTTTATCCTCGTGAGGTGGTGCAGGCTGCTTTACAGCGGGGTGCGGCGGCAGTGATTCTGGCGCATAATCACCCATCGGGCATTTGCGAGCCTAGCCAGGCGGACATCTGGATTACCGAGCGTTTGGTACAGGCCCTGGAGCTTGTGGATATCAAGGTGCTGGATCACCTGATAGTGGGCGAGGGCCAGGCCCTATCCTTTGCGGAGCAAGGGCTGCTGTAG